CGCTTTAGGTCCTTATACAATGGTTGCTGGTTATTGGGATGATTTGAAAGGCATGAAAACAGGCACTGATAATGAAGGCAATCCGATTTTTGATAATATGCGGCTTATTTATTGGTTCGATTCCGCTAATAATCGCTACATCATTGAATGGAACAAAGCATATAACCAGTATACCATAGACCTGGGTCCCGATGCCTCTATGGAAAAGTTCCAGATTATTTTATATCCCAAACCCGACCAGGACGGTGATATTGTAATTCAATATCACACGGTTGATAATCCGGGAATTACTACCAATTATTGCACAGTAGGTATTGAAGATCAATATCAAATGAGAGGGTTAACTTATACTCACGGTAATACATATCCTATTACTGCGGCAACTTTAGCTCCCTCTTTAGCGATAAAATTCACTACTTCCAAGCCCGATAATTATGTAGCCAATGAAGACGATGTAATGCAAAGCCCAATCAGTGATCTCTATAATTATCCCAATCCTTTCAATCCTGTTACTAGTATCTATTTTAATGCAAAACAGGCAGGACAGGCAAAATTGAATATATACAATTTGAAGGGACAGCTGATTAGATCGTTGCTGAATGAAAATATCGTTGCAGGACAGCATAAAGTAGTTTGGGATGGAATGGATAATAAGGGAACCATAGTTGGTTCAGGGCTATATCTTTATAAACTGCAAATGAATGGATACACCAATACCAAAAAAATGCTATTATTAAAATAGCTTGAAGGGTTTAAGCAAGCGCAGGTTAATGGTAACATCTGTTAACCTGCGTTTTTTAGCATTTTTATCCTCTTCTCAGATATAGCGGTATCAAGCAAAATGTTAGTTTACGCAAGAAAGAAATTACCCTTCTATGTTGAACTGTTCTATCTAACGATACAGTTTATTGGTGGCTAATTAGGAAGTAATTTTCTCACTTGACATAAACTGACAATTTATTTTAAAGGCATAATAAAACAAATCATATATGGAGGAACTAATGACCATTAATGAGTTTATGGCCAAAGTCGCAGCTAAGAATCCGGGTGAACCTGAATTCTTACAGGCAGTTAAGGAAGTTGTAGAAACGGTGTGGGATGTTTATATAAACAATCCCCGGTTTGTAAAAGCCAATATTCTTGAACGAATTGTAGAGCCCGAAAGGGTCATCATTTTCCGCGTTCCCTGGGTAGATGACAAAGGTGACATTCAAGTAAATCGCGGTTATCGGGTTCAGTTTAACAGTGCAATCGGTCCTTACAAAGGTGGTTTGCGTTTTCATCCCAGCGTAAATCTATCCATTTTAAAGTTCTTGGGTTTTGAACAAATATTCAAAAATAGTTTAACTACATTACCAATGGGCGGAGGCAAAGGCGGAAGTGATTTTGATGCCAGAGGCAAAAGTGATGCAGAAATTATGCGTTTTTGCCAATCATTTATGAGTGAATTGTATCGCCATATTGGTCCTAATACAGATGTTCCGGCTGGAGATATTGGAGTTGGAGCAAGAGAAATAGGTTACTTGTTTGGAATGTATAAAAAGTTACAAAATGAATTCACCGGTGTTCTTACTGGCAAAGGTCTTAATTGGGGTGGTAGTTTAGTTCGCCCTGAAGCAACCGGTTACGGAGTTGTCTATTTTACCGAAGAAATGTTGAAAACCAAAGGTGAAACCATTAAAGGCAAGAGAGTAGCTATTTCTGGTTTTGGCAATGTTGCTTGGGGCGCTGTTCAAAAAGTTAATCATTTAGGTGGAAAAGTAGTTACCATTTCCGGTCCCGATGGTTATATTTTAGATGAAGATGGCATTAGTGGTGAAAAAATTGAATATATGCTTGAATTGCGCGCTTCCAATAATGACCGGGTAAAAGATTATGCAGATAAATATCCTAACGCCAAATTCTTCCCAGGAAAGCGTCCTTGGGAAGTGAAAGTTGATGTGG
The Candidatus Cloacimonas sp. genome window above contains:
- the gdhA gene encoding NADP-specific glutamate dehydrogenase — encoded protein: MTINEFMAKVAAKNPGEPEFLQAVKEVVETVWDVYINNPRFVKANILERIVEPERVIIFRVPWVDDKGDIQVNRGYRVQFNSAIGPYKGGLRFHPSVNLSILKFLGFEQIFKNSLTTLPMGGGKGGSDFDARGKSDAEIMRFCQSFMSELYRHIGPNTDVPAGDIGVGAREIGYLFGMYKKLQNEFTGVLTGKGLNWGGSLVRPEATGYGVVYFTEEMLKTKGETIKGKRVAISGFGNVAWGAVQKVNHLGGKVVTISGPDGYILDEDGISGEKIEYMLELRASNNDRVKDYADKYPNAKFFPGKRPWEVKVDVAIPCATQNELNGDDAKSLINNGVFCVTEAANMPCTPEAVEIFQKAKVLFAPGKAANAGGVATSGLEMTQNSMRLNWGSEEVDEKLHQIMQNIHKACVDSGKESDGYVNYVKGANIAGFLKVANAMCDQGIV